A DNA window from Nitrospirota bacterium contains the following coding sequences:
- the hisC gene encoding histidinol-phosphate transaminase: MKRNMDITRLVRPAVRRLKAYEAREVPARVKLDANESPYGFALRSPLPATNRYPDPEARELRKRAAREFGVRRENVLVGNGSDELIYYLVTTFGGPVLYPTPTFVMYGAIARALGEETVEVPLSEDFDLDETAMRRAVRERKPRLSFLSTPNNPTGNCFSAGRVLSLIERAPGMVVVDEAYQPFSSERGFLPLLRDYPNLLILRTLSKVGLAALRVGFLVGSAEALEQVNKVRLPFNLSAPSQALAVEALGEKRARRAAVRSIVRERGRLMRELRRVPGVTAYPSEANFILFRVPGAGRVHKGLLKRGVLVRNMEGALPGCLRVTVGAPEENGAFLDALKETLR; encoded by the coding sequence ATGAAAAGAAACATGGACATTACTCGCCTGGTTAGGCCTGCGGTGCGGCGCCTCAAGGCATACGAGGCCAGGGAGGTGCCGGCCAGGGTGAAGCTCGACGCCAACGAGAGCCCGTACGGGTTCGCCCTCCGCTCTCCCCTGCCGGCAACCAACCGCTACCCCGACCCCGAGGCCAGGGAGCTGAGGAAGCGGGCGGCCCGGGAGTTCGGCGTCCGGAGGGAGAATGTCCTGGTGGGAAACGGCTCGGACGAGCTTATCTATTATCTCGTTACCACCTTCGGCGGGCCCGTCCTCTATCCCACGCCCACCTTCGTCATGTACGGGGCCATCGCCCGGGCCCTGGGGGAGGAGACCGTGGAGGTGCCCCTTTCCGAGGACTTCGACCTGGACGAGACGGCCATGCGCAGGGCCGTGCGTGAGAGGAAGCCCCGGCTTTCCTTTCTCTCCACGCCCAACAACCCCACCGGCAACTGTTTTTCCGCCGGGCGGGTGCTCAGCCTCATCGAGCGGGCCCCGGGCATGGTGGTGGTGGACGAGGCCTACCAGCCCTTCTCGAGCGAGCGTGGTTTCCTGCCGCTTCTTCGCGACTACCCCAACCTCCTCATCCTGCGCACGTTGAGCAAGGTGGGCCTGGCGGCCCTGAGGGTGGGGTTTCTGGTGGGCTCGGCGGAGGCCCTGGAGCAGGTCAACAAGGTGCGGCTGCCTTTCAACCTGAGCGCCCCGTCCCAGGCCCTGGCGGTGGAGGCCCTGGGGGAGAAGCGCGCCAGGCGCGCGGCCGTTCGGAGCATCGTCAGGGAGAGGGGCCGCCTCATGCGGGAGCTCCGGAGGGTGCCCGGCGTGACGGCCTATCCCTCGGAGGCGAACTTCATCCTCTTCCGCGTGCCGGGGGCCGGGCGGGTGCACAAGGGGCTTTTGAAAAGGGGGGTGCTCGTCAGGAACATGGAGGGCGCCCTGCCCGGGTGCCTGCGGGTGACGGTGGGGGCGCCGGAGGAAAACGGGGCCTTTCTGGACGCCCTCAAGGAGACGCTTCGATGA